The following coding sequences are from one Arthrobacter sp. PvP023 window:
- a CDS encoding GNAT family N-acetyltransferase yields MIHIDQDDPARADVHRLLSEHLADMFATSPAESVHALDHSALSGPSITFWTAREEGELLGCGALKLLDSRSGPAKHGEIKSMRTTASARGRGVATLMLRHIVDEARSRDYGRLYLETGTEEYFAPARRLYVRNGFTECPPFAGYALDPNSVFMELRL; encoded by the coding sequence ATGATTCACATTGACCAGGACGACCCCGCGCGCGCGGACGTCCACCGGCTCCTGAGCGAGCACCTGGCGGACATGTTCGCCACATCACCGGCCGAAAGTGTGCACGCTCTGGACCACTCAGCCCTCTCCGGACCCTCAATCACATTCTGGACGGCCCGCGAGGAAGGTGAACTCCTCGGGTGTGGCGCGCTCAAACTCCTCGATTCCCGGTCCGGCCCGGCAAAGCACGGCGAAATCAAGTCCATGCGCACCACGGCAAGCGCACGCGGACGCGGCGTCGCCACCCTGATGCTCAGACATATCGTGGACGAAGCCCGAAGCCGGGACTACGGGCGCCTTTACCTCGAGACGGGAACAGAGGAGTATTTCGCTCCAGCCCGGCGCCTTTACGTCCGCAACGGATTCACAGAGTGTCCGCCCTTTGCCGGCTACGCCCTGGATCCGAACAGCGTCTTCATGGAACTCCGCCTCTGA
- a CDS encoding CDP-alcohol phosphatidyltransferase family protein, which translates to METRTAGRAAADATAAVAAYGVAGIWLSTLHSPGIGLQSVGLGAGAVVIGAAAISVIRRTPRFSTAADRVTLLRAVLVALCGVLAVPALVSGQRPDQLLVVVGSVAFLLDAVDGFVARRTGTASTAGARLDAATDAALVLVLSVATCAVVGFWTLCIGALYYVFVAAGRLRPHLRGPLPPSAARKAIGAFQPFALLLALTPGIPPAVAAAAPALALPLLIFSFGRDVVELERRRHRPRTHPY; encoded by the coding sequence ATGGAAACCAGGACGGCAGGGCGTGCAGCGGCCGACGCGACGGCCGCTGTTGCCGCGTACGGGGTGGCGGGAATATGGCTCTCCACGTTGCACTCCCCCGGTATCGGGCTTCAGTCCGTGGGCCTGGGCGCCGGCGCCGTGGTCATTGGAGCCGCCGCCATCTCCGTCATACGACGCACTCCCCGCTTTTCCACGGCCGCCGACCGGGTAACCCTGCTGCGGGCAGTCCTCGTGGCCCTTTGCGGGGTATTGGCCGTTCCGGCGCTGGTCAGCGGGCAGCGTCCGGACCAGCTCCTCGTCGTCGTGGGTTCCGTGGCCTTCCTTCTCGACGCCGTGGACGGTTTCGTCGCCCGTCGCACAGGGACAGCCTCGACGGCCGGGGCGCGCCTCGATGCCGCTACCGACGCCGCCCTGGTGCTCGTTCTGTCTGTTGCAACGTGCGCGGTCGTCGGATTCTGGACCCTCTGCATCGGTGCGCTGTACTACGTATTTGTGGCGGCTGGCCGCCTCCGGCCCCACCTTCGTGGCCCGCTTCCGCCCAGCGCTGCGCGCAAGGCAATCGGGGCCTTCCAGCCGTTCGCGCTGCTTCTTGCACTGACCCCGGGTATCCCGCCCGCCGTTGCAGCCGCTGCGCCCGCACTGGCTCTTCCGCTGCTCATCTTCTCCTTCGGCCGCGACGTCGTCGAGCTGGAACGCCGCCGCCATCGACCCCGCACCCACCCGTATTAG
- a CDS encoding MFS transporter, protein MIGELGRRSALALLLHSTLIQAVTFLVRPATTYRALELDVPGYALGVLAASYAVFPLLLAVPTGALVDRLGERQLMVIGSAVVLGCSIFLLFWGTSVPALVIGTALLGAGQLACVVGQQAVVANNAVASGLDSAFGYLTFAASLGQALGPLAISVVGGTSVRPDTQAIFFLSAGMSLVLFLTAFLISTKAAGRKSAVTATDGSQGSVASLLRTPGLVRALATSATVLAVVDLTVVYLPALGTERGFSAATVGLMLAVRAGFSMVSRLGLGRMSRRFGRGRLMVSSLALSTVALAVAAIPMPEWLLFVVMAGLGLGLGIGQPLTMSWLSAQAPDGQRGKALALRLAGNRVGQVVLPSAIGVVAAGLGAAGVFLASAVVVGGTLLLVRGVRLDD, encoded by the coding sequence GTGATCGGCGAACTGGGCCGCCGTTCGGCGCTGGCACTTCTCCTTCATTCGACGCTGATTCAGGCGGTGACCTTCCTGGTCCGGCCGGCAACCACCTACCGGGCGCTTGAGCTGGATGTGCCGGGATATGCCCTCGGCGTCCTCGCGGCCAGCTACGCCGTCTTTCCCTTACTGCTGGCTGTCCCCACGGGCGCCCTCGTGGACCGGTTAGGCGAGCGGCAGCTCATGGTGATCGGATCCGCCGTCGTGCTTGGCTGTTCCATTTTCCTGCTGTTCTGGGGGACCTCAGTCCCCGCGTTGGTTATCGGTACGGCGCTGCTTGGCGCAGGCCAGCTGGCATGTGTGGTGGGGCAGCAGGCAGTCGTCGCGAACAATGCCGTGGCGTCAGGGCTTGACTCCGCGTTCGGATACCTGACCTTCGCTGCGTCCTTGGGCCAGGCGCTCGGCCCGCTGGCAATCTCCGTGGTGGGCGGAACCTCCGTACGCCCGGACACGCAGGCGATTTTCTTCCTCTCGGCCGGCATGAGCCTGGTTCTCTTCCTCACCGCCTTCCTCATCTCGACGAAGGCCGCCGGAAGGAAGTCCGCTGTCACAGCAACGGACGGCTCGCAGGGAAGTGTTGCATCACTGCTCAGGACGCCGGGGCTGGTCCGGGCGCTGGCTACAAGCGCCACGGTGCTGGCGGTGGTTGACCTGACCGTGGTCTACCTGCCGGCACTCGGGACGGAGCGCGGGTTCAGCGCGGCCACGGTGGGCCTCATGCTCGCAGTTCGGGCCGGGTTCTCGATGGTTTCGAGGCTGGGGCTCGGGCGCATGTCCCGGAGATTCGGACGGGGGCGGCTTATGGTTTCAAGCCTCGCTCTCTCCACCGTTGCACTGGCCGTTGCCGCGATTCCGATGCCGGAGTGGCTGCTCTTCGTGGTGATGGCAGGGCTGGGCCTGGGGCTGGGCATCGGACAGCCGCTGACCATGTCCTGGCTTTCGGCCCAGGCCCCGGACGGCCAGCGCGGAAAGGCCCTGGCCCTGCGGCTTGCCGGGAACAGGGTGGGCCAGGTGGTCCTGCCCAGCGCCATCGGGGTTGTGGCGGCTGGGCTCGGGGCGGCCGGGGTGTTCCTGGCGTCAGCGGTTGTTGTGGGCGGAACGCTCCTGCTGGTCCGCGGCGTGCGCCTGGACGACTAG
- a CDS encoding GntR family transcriptional regulator, whose protein sequence is MVESQSRNTGAHLVYGELKRRILSLELKPGERIYEPAMAAALQVSRTPLREAIRRLISESLLEQQPTGGVVVPILDEGVIAELYGVRAALESLMAREACGKATPADIANLEGIVERNAAMVKFADEAMKYGMLLHTSIAAIAGNSWAQRFHDQVSNQMERYRHFTNSTQERRDQALAEHRVLVDAVASGKPEAAAKIAFDHVVGARDAAVRAVSGNASVIL, encoded by the coding sequence GTGGTGGAATCACAGTCCCGGAACACTGGAGCGCATCTGGTCTACGGGGAGCTAAAACGCCGGATCCTCAGTTTGGAGCTGAAGCCGGGGGAGCGGATCTATGAACCGGCAATGGCGGCGGCGCTGCAGGTAAGCCGGACGCCGCTGCGGGAGGCTATCCGGCGGCTGATCTCGGAAAGTCTGCTGGAGCAGCAACCCACGGGAGGCGTGGTCGTCCCGATCCTGGACGAAGGAGTGATCGCAGAGCTGTACGGCGTACGCGCCGCCCTGGAGTCCCTGATGGCCCGGGAGGCATGCGGCAAGGCGACGCCGGCCGACATTGCAAACCTGGAGGGGATCGTGGAACGCAATGCGGCTATGGTGAAGTTCGCCGACGAGGCCATGAAGTACGGAATGTTGCTGCACACCTCAATCGCGGCCATTGCCGGAAATTCCTGGGCCCAGAGGTTTCATGACCAGGTCTCCAACCAGATGGAGCGCTACCGCCACTTCACCAACAGCACGCAGGAGCGCCGAGACCAGGCGCTCGCCGAACACCGCGTCCTGGTGGATGCCGTTGCCTCGGGCAAGCCGGAAGCGGCTGCCAAGATCGCTTTCGACCATGTCGTCGGCGCCCGGGACGCAGCGGTGCGCGCCGTCTCCGGCAACGCATCCGTCATCCTGTGA
- a CDS encoding VWA domain-containing protein, whose protein sequence is MGVHSSRYGRYRGGPDPLAPPVDLAEALDAIAEDVMAGYSPRHALQEYLRRGGRNREGLDDLAGRVQQRRSELLGRHRLDGTLSEVQKLLDTAVLEERKQLARDPMMDNTDRAFREMQLQNLPKSTAAAVNELASYDWQLGTAREAYERIKDLLGREVLDQRFAGMKQALEGATDEDRAAVSEMLQDLNELLDKHRRGEDTEADFQEFMARHGHFFPENPQSVGELIDALAQRAAAAQRLLQSMSAEQRDELMRLSAQAFGSPELMSQLGQLDDTLRALRPGEDWTGSERFEGQEGLGLGDGTGVLQDIAELDELAEQLSQSYNGSRLDDLDLDALARQLGQNAAVTARTLAEIERAMQDGGYLRRGADGDLRLSPQAMRRLGKSLLRDTARQLSGRQGRRDTRVAGTAGEQTGSSRQWEFGDAGPWDVTRTMTNAIRRTMAGGGDPGRGVRLEVDDIEVTETEARTQAAVVLLVDVSFSMAAEGRWVPMKRTALALHHLVSTRFRGDRLQLITFGRYAQTTDIGELTALASRREQGTNLHHGLLLANRFFRQHPSMQHVLLVVTDGEPTAHLLPDGDSWFDYPPDPETIRVTIAELDRLGRAGTQATFFRLGNDPGLERFVQRMVRRIDGRVVAPEAGDLGAAVVGEYLRAHFRGRPFDDADWAS, encoded by the coding sequence ATGGGTGTGCACAGCTCAAGATACGGCCGGTACAGGGGAGGGCCCGATCCGCTCGCCCCGCCGGTCGACCTGGCGGAGGCGCTCGACGCGATAGCCGAGGACGTCATGGCCGGATACTCGCCCCGGCACGCCCTGCAGGAGTACCTGCGGCGCGGCGGCCGTAACCGTGAAGGGCTCGACGACCTCGCAGGCCGCGTTCAACAGCGCCGCAGCGAACTTCTGGGCCGCCACCGGCTGGACGGCACCCTCAGCGAAGTGCAAAAGCTGCTCGATACTGCGGTGCTTGAGGAGCGCAAGCAGCTCGCCCGCGACCCCATGATGGACAACACAGACCGTGCTTTCAGGGAGATGCAGCTGCAGAACCTGCCGAAGTCCACCGCGGCAGCGGTCAACGAGCTCGCTTCCTATGACTGGCAGTTAGGCACCGCCCGGGAAGCCTACGAGCGGATCAAGGATCTGCTGGGGCGTGAGGTCCTCGACCAGCGGTTCGCCGGCATGAAACAGGCCCTCGAAGGCGCCACCGATGAGGACCGCGCGGCGGTCAGCGAGATGCTGCAGGACCTCAACGAGCTCCTCGACAAACACCGGCGCGGCGAGGATACGGAGGCGGACTTCCAGGAGTTCATGGCGAGGCACGGCCACTTCTTTCCGGAGAACCCGCAATCCGTCGGGGAGCTGATCGACGCACTCGCCCAGCGCGCGGCCGCCGCTCAACGGCTCCTGCAGTCCATGTCCGCCGAGCAGCGTGATGAGCTGATGCGGCTGTCTGCGCAGGCATTCGGCTCGCCCGAACTCATGTCCCAGCTCGGTCAACTCGACGACACCCTGCGCGCTCTGCGCCCGGGGGAGGACTGGACCGGCTCCGAACGCTTTGAAGGTCAGGAGGGACTCGGGCTGGGCGACGGCACCGGCGTGCTCCAGGACATCGCCGAACTCGACGAGCTGGCCGAGCAGCTCTCGCAGTCCTATAACGGCTCACGCCTTGATGACCTGGACCTTGACGCGCTGGCCCGCCAGCTCGGGCAGAATGCAGCAGTGACGGCCCGTACCCTCGCCGAGATCGAGCGCGCAATGCAGGACGGCGGCTACCTGCGGCGCGGCGCCGACGGCGACCTCCGCTTGTCCCCGCAGGCCATGCGGCGGCTCGGCAAGTCACTGTTGCGGGACACCGCCAGGCAGCTGTCCGGCCGGCAGGGGCGCCGGGACACGCGCGTCGCCGGGACAGCCGGAGAGCAGACCGGCTCCAGCCGTCAATGGGAGTTCGGGGACGCCGGGCCGTGGGACGTTACCCGCACCATGACAAACGCGATCCGCCGCACCATGGCCGGCGGCGGTGACCCGGGCCGAGGGGTGCGCCTCGAGGTGGACGATATCGAGGTCACGGAGACTGAGGCGCGCACCCAGGCCGCCGTCGTCCTGCTCGTCGACGTGTCGTTCTCGATGGCCGCCGAGGGGCGGTGGGTGCCGATGAAACGCACTGCACTTGCCTTGCACCATCTCGTCTCCACCCGGTTCCGCGGAGACCGGCTGCAGCTGATCACCTTCGGCCGGTACGCGCAGACCACGGACATCGGTGAGCTCACGGCCCTGGCATCGCGGCGGGAGCAGGGAACCAATCTCCATCACGGGTTGTTGCTGGCCAACCGCTTCTTCCGCCAGCATCCGTCGATGCAGCATGTCCTCCTTGTGGTGACTGATGGCGAGCCTACCGCACACCTGTTGCCGGACGGGGACTCCTGGTTCGATTACCCGCCGGACCCGGAGACCATCCGCGTCACGATCGCCGAGCTCGACCGTCTTGGCCGCGCAGGAACGCAGGCCACGTTCTTCCGGCTGGGTAATGACCCCGGGCTCGAGCGGTTCGTCCAGCGCATGGTCCGCCGGATTGACGGCCGGGTTGTTGCGCCCGAGGCCGGGGACCTGGGGGCCGCCGTCGTGGGGGAATATCTCCGCGCCCATTTCCGCGGCCGCCCCTTCGACGACGCCGACTGGGCCTCGTAG
- a CDS encoding sigma 54-interacting transcriptional regulator, with translation MSDRPDIFTVGELRAAGHVLKDLRHEIRGNLLAALAAGRDPWPGMYGFSRTVLPQLERALIAGHDVVLLGERGQGKTRLLRTLVGLLDEWSPVIEGSELNEHPFEPITEQSRARVLTEGDRLRVSWRHRSERYVEKLATPDTSVADLIGDVDPMRVAEGRRLGDPETIHYGLVPRSNRGIIAINELPDLAERIQVAMLNVMEERDIQIRGYVLRLPLDVLVVASANPEDYTNRGRIITPLKDRFGAEIRTHYPIELEDEVSVIRQEGRLMADVPPVILEILARYTRALRQSPAINQTSGVSARFAIAGAETVAAAALRRASVRGEDQAVARIIDLETAVEVLTGKIEFESGEEGREQSVLDHLLRTATAEAVRAHFHGLDLGPLVAALDGHRTVTTGEHVTAREFLENLPSLGSSGLYDEISGRLGARNDGQRAAAIELALEGLYLARRISKESDDEETVYG, from the coding sequence GTGAGTGATCGTCCCGATATCTTCACCGTTGGTGAACTGCGTGCAGCAGGCCATGTCCTCAAGGATCTGCGTCACGAGATCCGCGGCAACCTGCTTGCCGCCCTTGCCGCCGGCCGTGATCCGTGGCCCGGGATGTACGGTTTCAGCCGGACCGTTCTTCCCCAACTCGAGCGTGCCCTGATCGCCGGCCACGACGTCGTCCTGCTCGGCGAGCGGGGCCAGGGAAAAACACGCCTCCTGCGCACCCTCGTGGGGCTGCTCGACGAGTGGTCCCCGGTGATCGAGGGTTCCGAGCTGAACGAACACCCCTTCGAACCAATCACGGAACAATCCCGCGCCCGTGTGCTCACCGAGGGGGACCGGCTGCGGGTGTCGTGGCGCCACCGCTCGGAACGGTACGTCGAGAAGCTCGCCACGCCCGACACCTCCGTTGCCGACCTCATCGGCGACGTCGACCCGATGCGGGTGGCTGAAGGCCGCCGGCTCGGGGACCCGGAAACCATCCACTACGGACTCGTCCCGCGCTCCAACCGCGGCATCATCGCCATCAACGAATTGCCGGACCTTGCCGAGCGGATCCAGGTCGCGATGCTCAACGTGATGGAGGAGCGCGATATCCAGATCCGCGGCTATGTGCTGCGGCTGCCGCTGGATGTGCTCGTAGTCGCCTCCGCCAACCCGGAGGACTACACCAACCGCGGCCGGATCATCACGCCCCTGAAGGACCGCTTCGGCGCCGAGATCCGGACCCACTATCCGATAGAGCTGGAGGACGAGGTATCCGTCATCCGGCAGGAGGGGCGGCTGATGGCCGACGTCCCGCCCGTCATCCTTGAGATCCTGGCCCGCTACACCCGCGCGCTGCGGCAGTCCCCGGCCATCAACCAGACCTCCGGAGTCTCGGCGCGGTTCGCCATCGCGGGCGCCGAAACAGTCGCCGCTGCGGCCCTACGGCGTGCCAGCGTCCGCGGCGAGGACCAGGCAGTTGCGCGGATCATCGACCTGGAGACCGCAGTCGAGGTCCTGACGGGCAAGATTGAATTCGAATCCGGTGAGGAGGGGCGCGAACAGTCGGTCCTCGACCACCTCCTTCGCACGGCCACGGCCGAAGCCGTTCGGGCGCACTTCCATGGCCTGGACCTCGGTCCGCTCGTGGCAGCACTCGACGGCCATCGGACTGTGACAACGGGCGAACACGTCACCGCACGGGAGTTCCTTGAAAACCTCCCGTCCCTTGGCTCATCCGGCCTCTACGACGAGATCAGCGGGCGCCTGGGCGCCAGGAACGACGGACAGCGCGCCGCCGCAATCGAACTTGCATTGGAAGGTCTTTACCTCGCCCGGCGGATCTCCAAGGAGTCCGACGACGAGGAGACGGTCTACGGCTAG
- a CDS encoding MSMEG_4193 family putative phosphomutase, producing MTAATPSAPSAPLSTLLLLVRHGETPTTGMVLPGRAPGLHLSERGRAQAERVADRLAGLAVDAIYSSPLERTRETAEPTAARTGLGVNENSGLIECDFGEWTGAALAELAGLPQWQTVQHSPSAFRFPNGESFAEMQARIVGALEVLCAAHSGGVVVCFSHADPIKAAVAHALGTQLDHFQRIVINPGSVSVISYVEGKSPAVLTVNSTLEPLSGLRAS from the coding sequence ATGACAGCAGCAACTCCGTCGGCGCCATCGGCGCCGCTGAGCACCCTCCTTCTTCTGGTGCGCCACGGAGAGACGCCCACCACGGGGATGGTGCTGCCCGGCCGCGCCCCGGGACTGCACCTGTCCGAACGTGGGCGGGCCCAAGCGGAACGGGTCGCGGACCGGCTCGCAGGTCTTGCCGTTGACGCCATCTACTCATCGCCGCTGGAGCGTACGCGTGAGACTGCAGAGCCCACGGCAGCCCGCACCGGGCTCGGGGTTAACGAGAACTCCGGCCTGATCGAGTGCGACTTCGGCGAGTGGACCGGAGCCGCGCTCGCCGAGCTGGCGGGATTGCCGCAGTGGCAGACCGTGCAGCACAGCCCGTCGGCCTTCCGCTTTCCGAACGGGGAGAGCTTCGCGGAGATGCAGGCGAGGATCGTCGGAGCGCTGGAGGTGCTGTGCGCCGCACACTCCGGGGGCGTCGTCGTCTGCTTCTCCCATGCCGACCCGATCAAAGCCGCCGTTGCCCACGCCTTGGGCACGCAGCTGGACCACTTCCAGAGGATCGTCATCAACCCGGGTTCCGTATCGGTCATCTCGTATGTGGAGGGCAAGTCACCGGCGGTGCTGACGGTGAATTCGACGTTGGAGCCGTTGAGCGGGCTGAGGGCGTCGTGA